From a region of the Oncorhynchus keta strain PuntledgeMale-10-30-2019 chromosome 13, Oket_V2, whole genome shotgun sequence genome:
- the LOC118392437 gene encoding E3 ubiquitin-protein ligase Hakai-like yields the protein MDQSDNDLQGTDGSGSLGGPDVRRRIPIKLISKPTIRSKPAPRTQRPMGRQPSKPQAGDEESFSFKQEERFDSGTKAGDVFASQRRFPQQMFWDFKLNLIGEKDDIPAHFCDKCGLPIRIYGRMIPCKHVFCYECALLHEKKGDKMCPGMQLFSCTDPVQRIEQCLRGSLYMCSIVQGCKRTYLSQRDLQAHINHRHMRAAKALASRQDALHLPPSTEVPDRFRVPPPHLPKTQGHLPPSLQHGGHDPYSQPPQASHDAPPLSQETFRIATVTTRARSNLITVPIQDDSGSSSTSSSRDPLPPGPGPAPPPHHHPDYPGQPVVSHPHHMMAPPQQHYGPPPPPPPPINHPMQHPPQGSGTPHMVYNQAGPPPPMSNAPPPITPPPGHIMGQMPPYMNHPPPGPPPQHGGPPVNAPPPHHYNPNSMQQFPEDQGTLSPPFNQQGGLSPGMWPAPRGPPPPRMQGPPPQGQMPGPHHPDQSRYRPYYQ from the exons ATGGACCAAAGTG ACAATGACCTACAAGGCACGGACGGCTCGGGGAGTCTTGGGGGCCCTGATGTCCGCAGACGCATCCCCATCAAACTCATCTCCAAACCAACCATCAGGAGCAAACCTGCTCCCCGGACACAAAGACCCATGGGCAGGCAGCCCTCCAAACCCCAGGCTGGGGATGAAG AGAGTTTTAGCTTCAAGCAAGAGGAGAGGTTCGACAGTGGTACCAAGGCTGGGGATGTGTTTGCAAGTCAACGGAGGTTCCCCCAGCAAATGTTTTGGGACTTTAAG TTGAATTTGATTGGTGAAAAGGATGACATTCCAGCACACTTTTGTGACAAGTGTGGTCTGCCCATAAGGATCTATGGACGCATG ATTCCATGCAAGCATGTGTTCTGTTATGAGTGTGCTTTGCTCCACGAGAAGAAGGGAGACAAGATGTGCCCAGG TATGCAGCTCTTCAGCTGCACAGACCCGGTCCAGCGCATCGAACAGTGTCTGCGTGGCTCCCTCTACATGTGCAGCATCGTGCAAGGCTGCAAGCGCACCTACCTTTCCCAGCGTGACCTGCAAGCCCACATCAACCACCGCCACATGAGGGCAGCCAAGGCCTTGGCAAGCCGCCAGGACGCCCTGCACCTTCCCCCATCCACAGAGGTGCCTGACCGCTTCCGTGTGCCCCCGCCTCACCTGCCCAAGACTCAAGGGcacctcccgccctccctccaaCACGGGGGTCATGACCCCTACAGTCAACCACCACAGGCTTCCCATGATGCACCTCCTCTTTCCCAGGAGACCTTTCGCATCGCCACAGTAACTACACGGGCACGCAGCAACCTCATCACCGTGCCAATCCAGGATGACTCCGGttcttcctccacctcttcctcccgTGACCCTCTCCCTCCTGGCCCGGGCCCTGCtccacccccacaccaccaccctgACTACCCTGGTCAGCCTGTAGTGTCCCACCCCCACCACATGATGGCGCCACCGCAGCAGCACTATGGCCCTccgcctcctccccctccacccatcAACCACCCCATGCAGCACCCGCCCCAGGGCTCTGGGACACCCCACATGGTGTACAACCAGGCCGGCCCTCCCCCGCCCATGTCCAACGCACCTCCTCCCATTACCCCCCCGCCAGGACACATCATGGGTCAGATGCCCCCCTACATGAACCACCCTCCTCCAGGCCCCCCACCTCAACACGGTGGTCCTCCAGTCAACGCCCCCCCTCCCCACCACTACAACCCTAACTCCATGCAGCAGTTCCCTGAGGACCAGGGCACACTCAGTCCCCCTTTTAACCAGCAAGGGGGTCTGAGCCCTGGGATGTGGCCTGCCCCTAGAGGGCCTCCTCCTCCAAGGATGCAGGGCCCCCCACCTCAGGGCCAGATGCCTGGACCCCATCACCCCGATCAGTCCCGCTACCGCCCTTATTATCAGTAA
- the LOC118392439 gene encoding chloride anion exchanger-like → MKQYVVTRPLYSEDAFTDVHEKIHRHHKTVRHHVKQYFTCDLKRAKNAALSLLPFIGWMRIYQLKEWLLSDIVSGVSTGLVAVLQGLAYSLLASLPPWYGLFTAFFPVIVYFFLGTSRHISVGAFPVLSLMVGAVVTRLVPDEGPPVNITGFEGLTSDEQRVMVAASVTFLMGIMQLAMGLLQVGFIVMYLSDTLVSGFTTAAAVHILVSQLKFVLGLVVPGLSGPLSIVYTLEKIFVQIEKTNVCDLVTSILIMVVVFIVKEINDRYKAKLPVPIPIEVIMTVIACGVSYAFNFRVNYKVDVVGRIPVGYESPMGPNMQIFGQTAVEAFPMAIVGFAVAFSVAKVYSVKHDYIIDGNQELIAFGASNIIGAAFKSFAASTALSRSAVQESTGGKTQIAGLLSALIVMVVTLAIAFLLEPLPKSVLGAVVIVNLKGMLMQIREVPYLWRRDRPDCVVWLVTCLASILLGLDLGLAVGLGIELLTVVFRAQFPRCSVLANITGTDIYKDRKDYMRIYEPEGVKIFRIPSPIFFANIDFFRGKLVEAVGFNPLRVLRKRNKALRTIRKLLKKGELQMTSKGLLLTSSGPIEESEDESNMEDLDQPTDFKDLPVQVNWNSELPANIHVPRVDVHSLILDFSAVSFLDISALKGLKAALKELIRVEVEVYIVACDAYILEKLHSCMFFDDEVKSSMFFLTLHDAMLHILEKHPVDSENTKVCEKVITTATIITTATIHGNQCNGVSSLRSRDRFVHVSESETKF, encoded by the exons ATGAAGCAGTACGTGGTCACCAGGCCACTCTACTCAGAGGACGCCTTCACAGACGTACATGAGAAGATCCACAGGCACCATAAGACCGTGCGGCACCATGTCAAGCAGTATTTCAC tTGTGACCTCAAGCGCGCTAAGAACGCAGCGCTCTCTCTGCTGCCTTTCATTGGTTGGATGAGAATCTACCAGCTGAAGGAATGGTTGCTGAGTGATATTGTATCTGGGGTCAGCACTGGACTGGTAGCTGTTCTACAAG GTCTGGCATACTCCCTgctggcctccctccctccatggtacGGACTCTTCACTGCCTTCTTCCCAGTGATCGTCTACTTCTTCCTTGGCACTTCCAGACATATCTCAGTAG GGGCGTTCCCTGTTCTGAGCCTCATGGTGGGTGCAGTGGTGACGAGGCTTGTGCCTGACGAAGGCCCCCCAGTCAACATCACTGGGTTTGAGGGGCTGACCAGCGATGAGCAGAGAGTAATGGTGGCCGCCTCTGTCACCTTCCTCATGGGGATAATGCAG CTGGCCATGGGTCTGCTGCAGGTAGGCTTCATCGTCATGTACCTGTCAGACACGCTGGTGTCTGGGTTCACCACCGCGGCTGCTGTCCACATCCTGGTGTCCCAGCTGAAGTTTGTGTTGGGCCTGGTGGTGCCGGGACTCAGTGGACCGCTGTCGATCGTTTAT ACCCTGGAGAAGATCTTTGTCCAGATTGAGAAGACCAACGTGTGTGACCTGGTGACGTCCATATTGATCATGGTGGTGGTGTTCATAGTGAAGGAGATCAACGATAGATACAAAGCCAAGCTGCCTGTTCCAATCCCCATAGAGGTTATCATG ACTGTCATCGCTTGTGGTGTTTCCTATGCATTCAACTTCCGGGTGAATTATAAAGTTGATGTTGTCGGCCGTATTCCAGTGGG GTATGAGTCCCCTATGGGCCCGAACATGCAGATCTTCGGGCAGACTGCTGTTGAGGCGTTCCCTATGGCCATAGTGGGCTTTGCTGTAGCCTTCTCTGTCGCCAAGGTCTACTCTGTCAAACACGATTACATCATAGACGGAAATCAG GAGCTGATAGCTTTTGGGGCCAGTAACATCATTGGAGCAGCCTTTAAGTCGTTTGCAGCAAGCACAGCTCTCTCCAGGAGTGCGGTACAGGAGAGTACAGGTGGTAAAACCCAG ATTGCTGGGCTACTGTCAGCGCTCATAGTGATGGTCGTCACCTTGGCTATCGCATTCTTATTGGAGCCACTCCCAAAG TCGGTGCTGGGGGCAGTGGTCATAGTCAACCTGAAGGGGATGTTGATGCAGATCAGAGAAGTCCCTTACCTGTGGAGGAGAGACCGACCCGACTGT GTGGTGTGGCTGGTGACCTGCCTGGCTTCCATCCTGTTGGGGCTGGATCTGGGGCTGGCTGTAGGCCTAGGGATCGAGCTGCTCACCGTTGTCTTCAGGGCTCAGTT CCCACGTTGCAGTGTCCTAGCCAATATCACAGGAACAGATATCTACAAAGACCGCAAGGATTACATGAGA ATCTATGAGCCAGAGGGTGTGAAGATCTTCAGGATACCGTCACCCATCTTCTTTGCCAATATAGATTTTTTCAGAGGCAAGCTGGTGGAAGCT GTGGGCTTTAACCCTTTGAGGGTGTTGAGAAAGAGAAACAAAGCCCTGAGGACGATCAGGAAACTTCTAAAGAAAGGAGAGCTGCAGATGACATCT AAAGGCCTACTGCTCACCAGCTCTGGTCCCATTGAGGAGTCTGAGGATGAGAGCAACATGGAGGATCTGGACCAGCCCACTGACTTCAAGGACCTTCCTGTCCAGGTGAACTGGAACTCTGAGCTTCCTGCCAACATCCATGTCCCCAGAGTAGACGTCCACAGCCTGATCCTGGACTTCTCAGCCGTCTCCTTCCTCGACATCTCTGCCCTCAAGGGACTCAAAGCG GCACTCAAAGAGCTCATTCGGGTTGAAGTTGAGGTCTACATTGTGGCATGTGACG CGTACATCCTGGAGAAACTGCACAGCTGTATGTTCTTTGACGACGAGGTGAAGTCGTCCATGTTTTTCCTGACTCTCCACGATGCCATGCTGCATATCCTGGAGAAACATCCAGTAGACTCTGAAAACACAAAAGTCTGTGAAAAG GTTATAACAACAGCCACTATCATAACAACAGCCACTATCCATGGCAACCAATGCAACGGTGTGTCAAGTTTGCGTAGCAGGGACAGATTTGTACAT GTCTCAGAGTCAGAAACCAAGTTCTAG